Proteins from a genomic interval of Micromonospora sp. NBC_00389:
- the hisG gene encoding ATP phosphoribosyltransferase: protein MLRVAIPNKGTLAEPAAQMLREAGYRQRTDPKDLICRDEANDVEFFYLRPKDIATYVGSGDLDLGITGRDLLIDSAAPAEEVVDLAFGRATFRFAARPDDIASVQDLGGHRIATAYPGLVERHLGEVGVKADVIRLDGAVENAVRLGVADVIADVVETGATLRQAGLVVFGEPLLRSSAVLVRRAAAPAHPQAEQLLRRLHGVLVARRYVMLAYDVPAGLLDRASGLTPGIESPTVSPLHREGWVAVQAMVLRDDVHRIMDELYELGARAILVTNIHACRL from the coding sequence ATGCTGCGTGTCGCCATTCCCAACAAGGGCACCCTGGCCGAACCGGCCGCCCAGATGCTGCGCGAGGCGGGCTACCGCCAGCGCACCGACCCCAAGGACCTCATCTGCCGGGACGAGGCCAACGACGTCGAATTCTTCTACCTGCGCCCCAAGGACATCGCCACCTACGTCGGCTCCGGTGACCTCGACCTCGGTATCACCGGCCGGGACCTGCTGATCGACTCGGCCGCGCCGGCCGAGGAGGTCGTCGACCTCGCCTTCGGCCGGGCCACCTTCCGCTTCGCCGCCCGCCCCGACGACATCGCCTCCGTGCAGGACCTGGGCGGGCACCGGATCGCCACCGCATACCCGGGCCTGGTCGAGCGGCACCTCGGCGAGGTAGGCGTCAAGGCCGACGTGATCCGCCTCGACGGCGCGGTGGAGAACGCCGTCCGGCTCGGCGTCGCCGACGTGATCGCCGACGTGGTGGAGACCGGCGCCACCCTGCGCCAGGCCGGCCTGGTCGTCTTCGGCGAGCCGCTGCTGCGCTCCTCCGCGGTGCTGGTCCGTCGGGCCGCTGCACCGGCGCACCCGCAGGCCGAGCAGTTGCTGCGCCGCCTGCACGGTGTGCTGGTGGCCCGCCGCTACGTGATGCTCGCCTACGACGTGCCGGCCGGCCTGCTGGACCGGGCCAGCGGGCTCACCCCGGGTATCGAGTCGCCCACCGTGTCGCCGCTGCACCGCGAGGGCTGGGTGGCGGTGCAGGCCATGGTGCTTCGCGATGACGTGCACCGGATCATGGACGAGCTGTACGAGCTGGGCGCCCGGGCCATCCTGGTCACCAACATCCACGCCTGCCGACTCTGA
- a CDS encoding PH domain-containing protein produces the protein MSDTELVRLKPRRIRVVCWSAAVALVVVFSLVATSLSGPTGNGYGSFQRGDQLAMIGLGIFGALAFLLFTRPRVEADARGVRVRNVISSYELPWEVVRGVRFDRGAPWASLELHDDDLMPMVALQAADKESAVEGVRSLRRLHEAHQARLAERATGR, from the coding sequence GTGAGTGACACCGAACTGGTCCGCCTGAAGCCCCGCCGCATCCGAGTGGTCTGCTGGTCTGCGGCGGTCGCGCTGGTGGTGGTGTTCAGTCTGGTGGCCACATCGCTGAGCGGCCCGACCGGCAACGGCTACGGCAGCTTCCAGCGTGGCGACCAGTTGGCCATGATCGGTCTGGGCATCTTCGGGGCGCTGGCCTTCCTGCTGTTCACCCGCCCCCGGGTCGAGGCCGACGCGCGCGGTGTCCGGGTGCGCAACGTGATCAGCTCGTACGAGCTGCCCTGGGAGGTCGTCCGGGGGGTCCGGTTCGACCGGGGCGCGCCGTGGGCCAGCCTCGAGTTGCACGACGACGACCTGATGCCGATGGTCGCCTTGCAGGCCGCCGACAAGGAGTCGGCCGTCGAGGGGGTCCGCTCGCTGCGCCGGCTGCACGAAGCGCACCAGGCTCGCCTAGCCGAGCGCGCCACCGGGCGCTAA
- the infC gene encoding translation initiation factor IF-3, translating into MNEQIRAREVRLVGPEGEQVGIVPLERALQLAADVDLDLVEVAPMARPPVCKLMDFGKFKYESALKAREARRNQQQTVIKEMKLRPKIDPHDYETKKGHVVRFLKAGDKVKVTIMFRGREQSRPELGYRLLRRLESEITELGYVEAAPKQDGRNMIMVLAPHRAVKASAVAATASRGAPRDRAADESAAPEADETAAAGETAAAGNTGTAADTSGE; encoded by the coding sequence GTGAACGAGCAGATCCGGGCACGTGAGGTCCGACTGGTCGGCCCCGAGGGTGAGCAGGTGGGCATCGTCCCACTGGAGCGCGCCCTTCAGCTGGCCGCGGACGTCGACCTGGACCTGGTCGAGGTTGCGCCGATGGCGCGCCCGCCGGTGTGCAAGCTCATGGACTTCGGCAAGTTCAAGTACGAGAGCGCACTGAAGGCGCGCGAAGCGCGGCGTAACCAGCAGCAGACCGTCATCAAGGAAATGAAGCTTCGGCCGAAGATCGACCCGCACGACTACGAGACCAAAAAGGGTCACGTGGTGCGGTTCCTCAAGGCGGGCGACAAGGTCAAGGTGACGATCATGTTCCGCGGTCGCGAGCAGAGCCGCCCGGAGCTGGGCTACCGGCTCCTGCGCCGGCTCGAATCCGAGATCACGGAACTGGGATACGTCGAGGCCGCTCCGAAGCAGGACGGTCGAAACATGATCATGGTTCTCGCTCCGCATCGGGCCGTCAAGGCCTCCGCGGTTGCCGCAACGGCGTCCCGCGGTGCACCTCGGGACCGGGCAGCGGACGAGTCCGCCGCTCCGGAAGCCGATGAGACCGCGGCGGCCGGCGAGACCGCAGCAGCCGGTAATACCGGCACCGCCGCCGACACCAGCGGCGAGTAA
- the rpmI gene encoding 50S ribosomal protein L35 — protein MPKMKSHTGMGKRVKVTGKGKIVAQQAGLRHNLEKKPSTHTRRLTGTVVLAKADVKRIKKLLGR, from the coding sequence ATGCCGAAGATGAAGAGCCACACGGGTATGGGTAAGCGGGTCAAGGTCACCGGCAAGGGCAAGATCGTTGCCCAGCAGGCCGGCCTCCGCCACAACCTGGAGAAGAAGCCCTCCACCCACACCCGCCGGCTGACCGGCACGGTCGTGCTTGCCAAGGCCGACGTCAAGCGCATCAAGAAGCTGCTCGGCCGCTGA
- the rplT gene encoding 50S ribosomal protein L20 has product MARVKRAVNAQKKRRTLLESASGYRGQRSRLYRKAKEQVLHSMQYAYRDRRDRKGDFRQLWIQRINAGARANGMTYNRLIQGLRLAGIEVDRKILADLAVNDAAAFAAIVELARAAVAAEGTGGAAAQAA; this is encoded by the coding sequence ATGGCACGCGTCAAGCGGGCTGTAAACGCCCAGAAGAAGCGTCGTACCCTGCTGGAGTCCGCGAGTGGTTACCGCGGTCAGCGCTCCCGGCTGTACCGCAAGGCCAAGGAGCAGGTGCTGCACTCGATGCAGTACGCCTACCGGGACCGTCGTGACCGCAAGGGCGACTTCCGGCAGCTGTGGATCCAGCGGATCAACGCGGGTGCCCGGGCCAACGGGATGACCTACAACCGCCTGATCCAGGGCCTGCGTCTGGCCGGTATCGAGGTCGACCGCAAGATCCTGGCCGACCTGGCCGTCAACGACGCCGCCGCCTTCGCGGCGATCGTCGAGCTGGCCCGGGCCGCGGTCGCGGCCGAGGGCACCGGCGGCGCGGCGGCCCAGGCCGCCTGA
- a CDS encoding TrmH family RNA methyltransferase, with product MAFTPRTPRVVTARRLQRRRDREATGRFLAEGPQAVREALARPGVVTELFGTPTALDRYAELAAAAARADVPVSEVTDEALAALAETVAPQGLVAVCRHLDVPLEQALAGRPRLVAVLAEIRDPGNAGTVLRTADAAGAGAVVFAGDAVDPYNGKCVRASAGSLFHVDVVRAADPVEVVGALRAAGLTVLATTGYGDSDLDDLADSGRLAEPTAWLFGSEAHGLPEELTAAADARVRVPLHGSAESLNLAAAAAVCLYASARAQR from the coding sequence ATGGCCTTCACCCCGCGTACACCCAGGGTTGTCACCGCCCGCCGGTTGCAGCGCCGCCGGGACCGCGAGGCCACCGGCCGCTTCCTGGCCGAGGGACCGCAGGCGGTCCGCGAGGCGCTGGCCCGGCCCGGGGTGGTCACCGAGCTGTTCGGTACGCCCACCGCCCTCGACCGGTACGCGGAGCTGGCCGCTGCCGCGGCCCGAGCCGACGTGCCGGTCTCCGAGGTGACCGACGAGGCGCTGGCCGCGCTGGCCGAGACCGTCGCCCCGCAGGGGCTGGTCGCCGTCTGCCGGCACCTGGACGTGCCGCTGGAGCAGGCGCTCGCGGGCAGGCCCCGTCTGGTGGCGGTGCTCGCCGAGATCCGTGATCCGGGCAACGCCGGCACCGTGCTGCGCACCGCCGACGCCGCCGGGGCGGGCGCGGTGGTCTTCGCCGGCGACGCCGTCGACCCGTACAACGGCAAGTGCGTGCGGGCCTCCGCCGGCAGCCTCTTCCACGTCGACGTGGTTCGCGCCGCCGACCCGGTCGAGGTGGTCGGCGCACTACGCGCCGCCGGGCTGACCGTGCTGGCCACCACGGGCTACGGCGACAGCGACCTGGACGACCTGGCCGACTCCGGACGGCTCGCCGAGCCCACCGCATGGCTGTTCGGCTCCGAGGCGCACGGGCTGCCCGAGGAGTTGACCGCCGCGGCCGACGCCCGGGTCCGGGTGCCGCTGCACGGGAGCGCGGAGAGCCTGAACCTGGCTGCGGCCGCCGCGGTCTGCCTGTACGCTTCGGCGAGAGCACAGCGCTGA
- the pheS gene encoding phenylalanine--tRNA ligase subunit alpha, which produces MSYRNDPYDPKQVALLDPAALAEAVADATKAFTAAADPDALTALRPAHLGDRSPVSLARREIGALPPAAKSDAGKRVNEARRAIETAYADRAEVVEREQAERVLVEERVDVTLPYDRRPRGARHPLNTLMESVSDLFVGMGYEVAEGPEVDLEWVNFDALNIPADHPARGLMDTFHIAPEGSGLVLRTHTSNVQTRTMLSRKPPIYVICPGRVYRTDEVDATHSPVFHQAEGLVVDKGITMAHLRGTLDHFARAIFGPEAKTRWRPHYFPFTEPSAEFDVWFPEHRDGPQWVEWGGCGMVNPRVLRACGVDPEVYSGFAFGMGIDRTLMIRHGVSDIRHLFEGDVRFSRALGTGA; this is translated from the coding sequence ATGAGCTACCGCAACGATCCGTACGACCCGAAGCAGGTCGCCCTACTCGACCCGGCCGCCCTGGCCGAGGCCGTCGCCGACGCCACGAAGGCGTTCACGGCCGCCGCCGACCCGGACGCGCTGACCGCGCTACGCCCCGCGCACCTCGGTGACCGGTCTCCGGTCTCGCTGGCCCGCCGGGAGATCGGCGCGCTGCCACCGGCCGCGAAGTCCGACGCCGGCAAGCGGGTCAACGAGGCCCGCCGGGCAATCGAGACCGCCTACGCCGACCGCGCCGAGGTCGTGGAGCGCGAGCAGGCCGAGCGGGTGTTGGTCGAGGAGCGGGTGGACGTCACCCTGCCGTACGACCGCCGTCCGCGCGGCGCCCGGCACCCGCTGAACACCCTGATGGAGTCGGTCAGCGACCTGTTCGTCGGGATGGGCTACGAGGTGGCCGAGGGCCCCGAGGTCGATCTGGAGTGGGTCAACTTCGACGCGTTGAACATCCCCGCCGACCACCCGGCGCGCGGGCTGATGGACACCTTCCACATCGCACCGGAGGGTTCCGGCCTGGTGCTGCGGACGCACACCTCGAACGTGCAGACCCGCACCATGCTCAGCCGCAAGCCGCCGATCTACGTGATCTGCCCGGGCCGGGTCTACCGCACCGACGAGGTGGACGCCACCCACAGCCCGGTCTTCCACCAGGCCGAGGGTCTCGTCGTGGACAAGGGCATCACGATGGCCCACCTGCGCGGCACCCTCGACCATTTCGCCCGGGCGATCTTCGGCCCGGAGGCGAAGACCCGGTGGCGGCCGCACTACTTCCCGTTCACCGAGCCGTCGGCGGAGTTCGACGTCTGGTTCCCGGAGCACCGCGACGGCCCCCAGTGGGTCGAGTGGGGCGGCTGCGGGATGGTCAACCCGCGGGTGCTGCGCGCCTGCGGCGTGGACCCGGAGGTCTACTCCGGATTCGCGTTCGGCATGGGCATCGACCGGACCCTGATGATCCGGCACGGGGTGAGCGACATCCGCCATCTCTTCGAGGGCGACGTGCGGTTCAGCCGCGCGCTCGGGACCGGGGCGTAG
- the pheT gene encoding phenylalanine--tRNA ligase subunit beta — MRVSVSWLREYVDLPADLPTGDLEQALVDLGIEVESVVDLRETVTGQLVVGEVREIEELTGFKKPIRFCRVDVGDANGTGEPQEIVCGARNFAPGDRVVVILPGGVLPGGFAIGARKTYGHNSAGMICSAKELGLGDDHSGIIVLPPDVAAKPGDDARPVVGLDDVVLELEITPDRGYALSLRGLARELSHAFDVPLRDPALVPAPGGTAEPAYPVEVRDPVGCDRFAARLVRGVDPTAPTPSWMQQRLVTAGIRSISLPVDITNYVMLELGQPMHAFDADRIVGALVVRRAEPGEKLTTLDGVLRVLASDDMVICDAGLPNPGAGEGAGIPISLAAVMGGETSEVIAGTTDVLFEAAHWDPAMVGRTARRHKLFSEAAKRWERGVDPALPLVALERAVRLLTEHGGGTPGAEILDIDHVRPRTPISLPADLPTRRIGVEYPPARVVALLERVGCTVAQGADRLAEDPGSVGMASGAGVALSVTPPSWRPDLTDPADLVEEVVRLDGYDRVPSVLPTAPPGRGLTPEQHRRRAIARSLAERGYVEVLAHPFVSSELADLLGLPADDPRRQAVRLANPLSEEEPLLRTTLLGPLLGILKRNLGRGLRDLALSEIGAVFHPRVDAGSPPAMGVDRRPTDAEFAAADAVVPAQPVHVAVVLTGDLDPAGWWGPGRPAGWADAIEAARAVLDAAGVPAERVEVRAAEYAPWHPGRCAEVRVDGTVVGHAGELHPVVVAALELPRRTCAMELDLDALPSAPVTPAPAVSGFPPALIDVALVVDDSVPAEQVRRALEAGAGELLEDVRLFDVYAGEQLGAGRRSLAYKLTFRAPDRTLTVEEAVAARDAAVAVAAERLGAILRGA, encoded by the coding sequence ATGCGAGTTTCTGTCAGTTGGCTGCGGGAGTACGTCGACCTCCCCGCCGACCTGCCCACCGGTGACCTGGAGCAGGCCCTGGTCGACCTCGGCATCGAGGTCGAGTCCGTGGTGGACCTGCGGGAGACCGTCACCGGCCAGTTGGTCGTCGGCGAGGTGCGCGAGATCGAGGAGCTCACCGGCTTCAAGAAGCCGATCCGGTTCTGCCGGGTCGACGTGGGCGACGCCAACGGCACCGGCGAACCGCAGGAGATCGTCTGCGGAGCGCGCAACTTCGCCCCTGGCGACCGAGTGGTGGTGATCCTGCCCGGCGGTGTGCTGCCCGGCGGCTTCGCCATCGGCGCCCGCAAGACGTACGGGCACAACTCCGCCGGCATGATCTGCTCGGCCAAGGAGTTGGGCCTGGGCGACGACCACTCCGGCATCATCGTGCTGCCGCCGGACGTGGCGGCCAAGCCCGGCGACGACGCGCGGCCGGTGGTCGGCCTCGACGACGTGGTGCTGGAGCTGGAGATCACCCCGGACCGGGGGTACGCGCTGAGCCTGCGCGGCCTGGCCCGCGAGTTGTCGCACGCGTTCGACGTGCCGCTGCGTGACCCGGCCCTGGTGCCGGCGCCGGGCGGCACGGCCGAACCGGCGTACCCGGTGGAGGTGCGCGACCCGGTCGGCTGCGACCGGTTCGCTGCCCGCCTGGTCCGTGGCGTCGACCCGACCGCGCCCACACCGTCCTGGATGCAGCAGCGGCTCGTCACCGCCGGCATCCGCAGCATCTCGCTGCCGGTCGACATCACCAACTACGTGATGCTGGAGCTGGGCCAGCCGATGCACGCCTTCGACGCCGACCGGATCGTGGGGGCGCTGGTGGTGCGCCGGGCCGAGCCGGGGGAGAAGCTGACCACCCTGGACGGGGTCCTGCGGGTGCTCGCCTCCGACGACATGGTCATCTGCGACGCTGGGCTGCCCAACCCCGGCGCGGGCGAGGGTGCCGGCATCCCGATCTCGCTCGCCGCGGTGATGGGCGGTGAGACCAGCGAGGTCATCGCCGGCACCACCGATGTGCTCTTCGAGGCGGCGCACTGGGACCCGGCGATGGTCGGGCGGACCGCCCGCCGGCACAAGCTGTTCAGCGAGGCCGCGAAGCGCTGGGAGCGTGGCGTCGACCCGGCCCTGCCGCTGGTCGCGCTGGAGCGGGCGGTGCGGCTGCTCACCGAGCACGGCGGCGGCACGCCCGGCGCGGAGATCCTGGATATCGATCACGTCCGCCCGCGTACCCCGATCAGCCTGCCGGCGGACCTGCCCACCCGGCGGATCGGCGTCGAGTACCCGCCGGCGCGGGTCGTCGCCCTGCTGGAGCGGGTCGGCTGCACGGTCGCGCAGGGCGCGGACCGGTTGGCCGAGGACCCGGGCTCGGTCGGCATGGCCAGCGGCGCCGGTGTCGCGCTCAGCGTCACCCCGCCGAGCTGGCGGCCCGACCTGACCGACCCCGCCGACCTGGTCGAGGAGGTGGTCCGCCTCGACGGGTACGACCGGGTGCCGTCGGTGCTGCCGACCGCGCCTCCCGGCCGTGGGCTGACCCCGGAGCAGCATCGGCGCCGGGCGATCGCCCGGTCCCTGGCCGAGCGGGGATACGTGGAGGTACTCGCGCACCCGTTCGTGTCGTCCGAGCTGGCCGACCTGCTCGGGCTGCCGGCCGACGACCCGCGGCGGCAGGCGGTGCGGCTGGCCAACCCGCTGTCCGAGGAGGAGCCGCTGCTGCGTACCACGCTGCTCGGCCCGCTGCTCGGCATCCTCAAGCGCAACCTCGGCCGGGGCCTTCGCGACCTGGCGCTCTCCGAGATCGGTGCGGTCTTCCACCCGCGGGTGGACGCCGGCAGCCCGCCGGCGATGGGTGTGGACCGGCGTCCCACCGACGCAGAGTTCGCGGCCGCCGACGCGGTGGTGCCGGCGCAGCCGGTGCACGTCGCGGTGGTGCTGACCGGCGACCTCGACCCGGCCGGCTGGTGGGGTCCGGGTCGGCCGGCCGGCTGGGCGGACGCGATCGAGGCGGCCCGCGCCGTGCTGGACGCCGCCGGCGTTCCGGCCGAGCGGGTCGAGGTACGTGCCGCCGAGTACGCCCCGTGGCACCCGGGCCGCTGCGCCGAGGTGCGGGTCGACGGCACAGTCGTCGGACACGCCGGCGAGCTGCACCCGGTGGTGGTGGCGGCGCTGGAGCTCCCGCGCCGTACCTGTGCCATGGAGCTGGACCTGGACGCGTTGCCGTCCGCGCCGGTGACGCCCGCCCCGGCGGTCTCCGGCTTCCCGCCGGCGCTGATCGACGTGGCCCTGGTGGTGGACGACTCGGTGCCGGCGGAGCAGGTGCGCCGGGCGCTGGAGGCGGGCGCCGGCGAGCTGCTGGAGGACGTGCGGCTGTTCGACGTGTACGCCGGTGAGCAGCTCGGTGCGGGTCGCCGGTCGCTGGCCTACAAGCTCACCTTCCGGGCGCCGGACCGGACGCTGACCGTCGAGGAGGCGGTGGCCGCCCGCGACGCGGCGGTCGCCGTCGCGGCGGAGCGCCTGGGGGCGATCCTGCGCGGCGCCTGA
- the argC gene encoding N-acetyl-gamma-glutamyl-phosphate reductase, producing MGIRVAVAGASGYAGGELLRLVAGHPEFDLVAATAHRQAGHRVDVVHPQLTGLDLVLGETDPATLADADLVFLALPHGESAALAAQLPADVRIVDLSADHRLADPYAWAQYYGGTHAGQWTYGLPELPGQRELIAGSTRVANTGCYAAAITLALAPLIAAGAASPADVVVVAASGTSGAGRAAKPHLLGSEVMGDLSPYRVGTHQHVPEIKQAAGATSLSLTPVLAPMSRGILATVTATPARGVDPQQVLAQAYADAPFVHVLPEGRWPHTGATLGSNSCHLQATVDVDSGRLIVLSALDNLGKGAAGQAVQNANLMLGLPETTGLSVWGVAP from the coding sequence ATGGGAATCCGAGTCGCGGTCGCCGGAGCGAGCGGCTACGCCGGGGGCGAGCTGCTGCGCCTGGTCGCCGGGCACCCGGAGTTCGACCTGGTCGCTGCCACCGCGCACCGCCAGGCCGGGCACCGCGTCGACGTGGTGCACCCGCAGCTCACCGGTCTGGACCTGGTGCTCGGCGAGACCGACCCGGCGACCCTGGCCGACGCGGACCTGGTCTTCCTGGCCCTGCCGCACGGTGAGTCGGCGGCTCTTGCTGCCCAACTGCCGGCCGATGTCCGGATCGTGGACCTCAGCGCCGACCACCGGCTCGCCGACCCGTACGCCTGGGCGCAGTACTACGGCGGTACGCACGCCGGCCAGTGGACCTACGGCCTGCCCGAGCTGCCAGGCCAGCGGGAGCTGATCGCCGGCTCCACCCGGGTGGCGAACACCGGCTGCTACGCCGCAGCGATCACCCTGGCGCTCGCGCCGCTGATCGCGGCCGGTGCGGCCAGCCCCGCCGACGTGGTGGTGGTCGCCGCCTCCGGCACCTCCGGCGCCGGGCGGGCCGCCAAGCCGCACCTGCTGGGCAGCGAGGTGATGGGGGACCTGTCGCCGTACCGGGTCGGCACCCACCAGCACGTACCGGAGATCAAGCAGGCCGCCGGCGCGACCAGCCTCTCGCTCACCCCGGTGCTGGCGCCGATGTCGCGCGGCATCCTGGCCACGGTCACCGCGACGCCGGCGCGCGGCGTCGACCCGCAGCAGGTGCTGGCCCAGGCGTACGCGGACGCGCCGTTCGTGCACGTGCTGCCGGAGGGTCGTTGGCCGCACACCGGCGCCACCCTCGGCTCGAACTCCTGCCACCTGCAGGCCACCGTCGACGTCGACTCCGGCCGTCTGATCGTGCTCAGCGCGTTGGACAACCTGGGCAAGGGCGCGGCCGGCCAGGCCGTCCAGAACGCCAACCTGATGCTCGGCCTGCCGGAGACGACAGGACTTTCCGTCTGGGGGGTAGCCCCGTGA
- the argJ gene encoding bifunctional glutamate N-acetyltransferase/amino-acid acetyltransferase ArgJ, with protein MSVTTPRGFRAAGVAAGLKASGGADVALVVNDGPDAGVAGVFTTNRVKAAPVRWTQQVVHGGVVRAVVLNSGGANACTGPAGFQDTHATAEHTAAALTSVSPRLILGAGEVAVCSTGLIGERLPMPKLLPGVRSAIRGLSRDGGPAAAEAIMTTDTRPKTTVARGSGWTVGGMAKGAGMLAPGMATMLCVLTTDAVAGPAILDEALRAATRVSFDRVDSDGCMSTNDTVLLLASGASGIEPTPAELTAAVTAACHDLAQQLIADAEGATKQIAIDVVGAADEDDAVEVGRSVARNNLVKTALFGNDPNWGRILAAVGTTAAAFEPDGVDVAVNEVWVCKAGAAAEDRSKVDLTGRDVTIRIDLHAGTSAATIWTNDLSHAYVHENSAYST; from the coding sequence GTGAGCGTCACCACCCCTCGCGGGTTCCGGGCGGCCGGCGTGGCCGCCGGGCTGAAGGCCAGCGGTGGCGCCGACGTCGCGCTGGTGGTCAACGACGGCCCGGACGCCGGGGTCGCCGGGGTCTTCACCACCAACCGGGTCAAGGCGGCACCGGTGCGCTGGACCCAGCAGGTCGTGCACGGCGGCGTGGTCCGCGCGGTGGTGCTCAACTCCGGGGGCGCCAACGCCTGCACCGGCCCGGCCGGTTTCCAGGACACCCACGCCACCGCCGAGCACACCGCCGCCGCGCTGACCTCGGTCAGCCCACGGCTGATCCTCGGCGCCGGCGAGGTGGCGGTCTGCTCCACCGGCCTGATCGGTGAGCGACTGCCGATGCCGAAGCTGCTGCCCGGGGTCCGCTCGGCGATCCGGGGTCTGTCCCGTGACGGCGGCCCGGCCGCCGCCGAGGCGATCATGACCACGGACACCCGGCCGAAGACCACGGTGGCCCGGGGCAGCGGCTGGACGGTCGGCGGTATGGCCAAGGGCGCCGGGATGCTCGCGCCGGGGATGGCCACCATGCTCTGTGTGCTGACCACCGACGCGGTGGCCGGGCCGGCGATCCTGGACGAGGCGCTGCGCGCGGCCACCCGGGTCAGCTTCGACCGGGTCGACTCCGACGGCTGCATGTCCACCAATGACACGGTGCTGCTGCTGGCCAGCGGCGCGAGCGGCATCGAGCCGACCCCGGCCGAGCTGACCGCCGCGGTCACCGCGGCCTGTCACGACCTGGCCCAGCAGTTGATCGCCGACGCCGAGGGCGCCACCAAGCAGATCGCCATCGACGTGGTCGGTGCGGCCGACGAGGACGACGCGGTCGAGGTGGGCCGCTCGGTGGCCCGCAACAACCTGGTCAAGACCGCGCTGTTCGGCAACGACCCGAACTGGGGCCGGATCCTCGCCGCCGTCGGCACCACCGCCGCCGCGTTCGAGCCGGACGGAGTGGACGTGGCGGTCAACGAGGTGTGGGTGTGCAAGGCCGGCGCCGCCGCCGAGGACCGCTCGAAGGTCGACCTGACCGGGCGGGACGTGACCATCCGGATCGACCTGCACGCTGGCACATCGGCCGCGACGATCTGGACCAACGACCTGTCCCACGCGTACGTGCACGAGAACTCGGCGTACTCCACATGA
- the argB gene encoding acetylglutamate kinase yields the protein MSLSTDLTRAQVKAEALIEALPWLARFSGSTVVVKYGGNAMTDPELQRAFAADMVFLRYAGLKPVVVHGGGPQISAMLGRLGIASEFRGGLRVTTAEAMDVVRMVLVGQVGRELVGLINSHGPFAVGLSGEDARLFTAVRRPAYVDGLPVDVGQVGDVESVDVSAVTDLIGAGRIPVISTVAPDADGVLHNLNADTAAAALAVALQARKLVVLTDVAGLYADWPDTTSLISEINTDDLAKLLPSLESGMVPKMEACLRAVSGGVPAAHVVDGRVAHSTLLEVFTSEGFGTMVIAA from the coding sequence ATGAGCCTCAGCACCGACCTCACCCGGGCCCAGGTCAAGGCGGAGGCGCTGATCGAGGCGCTGCCCTGGCTGGCGCGTTTCTCCGGCTCCACGGTGGTGGTCAAGTACGGCGGCAACGCCATGACCGACCCCGAGCTGCAGCGGGCGTTCGCCGCCGACATGGTCTTCCTGCGCTACGCCGGCCTCAAGCCCGTGGTGGTGCACGGCGGCGGCCCGCAGATCTCCGCCATGCTGGGCCGGCTCGGCATCGCCAGCGAGTTCCGGGGTGGGCTGCGGGTGACCACCGCCGAGGCGATGGACGTGGTCCGGATGGTCCTGGTCGGGCAGGTGGGCCGGGAGCTGGTCGGTCTGATCAACTCGCACGGCCCGTTCGCCGTGGGTCTCTCCGGCGAGGACGCCCGGCTGTTCACCGCGGTACGCCGCCCGGCGTACGTGGACGGGCTGCCGGTCGACGTCGGCCAGGTCGGCGACGTCGAGTCGGTCGACGTGTCGGCGGTGACCGACCTGATCGGGGCCGGCCGGATCCCGGTGATCTCCACGGTCGCGCCGGACGCCGACGGTGTGCTGCACAACCTCAACGCGGACACCGCCGCCGCCGCGCTGGCCGTCGCGTTGCAGGCCCGCAAGCTGGTCGTGCTCACCGACGTGGCCGGCCTGTACGCCGACTGGCCGGACACCACCAGCCTGATCTCCGAGATCAACACCGACGACCTGGCGAAGCTGCTGCCCAGCCTCGAATCGGGGATGGTGCCGAAGATGGAAGCCTGCCTGCGGGCGGTGAGCGGGGGAGTGCCTGCCGCACACGTCGTCGATGGTCGGGTGGCCCACTCCACGTTGCTCGAGGTCTTCACCTCGGAAGGGTTCGGAACGATGGTGATTGCGGCATGA